agatTAGTCGTAGTTTAGTGATGGAAAAATAAATAGAGCCCTTATCTGACCATAATTTaatcaatataaatattttatgaggccctatttagCTGTATGTTAAGTGTGAGAAATTTGAGGCCCTATGCGGTAGCCCGCCTtacacgccctcaaagacggtcTTGACCACAAATACTTGACTTTGGAAGAAGTTCACTGATTGGTTGAGGGTGGTCTTCGAATAACAGTCATGTTGGTTAAGAGCTTGCTTGCATACATTTAAGctgaagataaaaaaaaaagtttagtgTCAATATCAATATTCAGTGGCTGTTTGAATTTAGCTTTTTGTGGAGCGATTTGGATATGTAGGGACTCTATTTTGTTCAAAATGAGAGAGGGGGTTACCTAATTTTGATATTCTTGGAATGATTAAATTTATAGTGTGGGAAAGAATTGCAGCTTCTAATAGTTTTAGGCGGGTTATAGAGTGGTCGGTTTGGTGTCTTACTCTGACTGACTGTCTTGTTTAATTAGATCTCATTGTCTTTTTTTGTTGAATTGACTTTGTATATTGGGTTGAAAAACCATTGTActttttaataatatttcttttgcctataaataaaactaaatagAATCTAATAAactattttttaacttttaaaccTAAGTTAAATAGAACCCCTATTTGTATTTTGATTCCGACTAATATACACCTAGCTTTCAAAAACTTTCaatttgcttataaaaataaatcatgcattaagggaatttttgtttttttagaaaatCTCGTACATTTTTTAAATTGTGTAATAGTAGTTTATTTTCTCGATTTATAGAGATTTtcatttattttgtaaaatatttttttgtaacaTTCATTTTGCcataaaaatacaattaatattttatattaaaaattttaaataacttaattaacattaatattaCGACTCCTtataaattttgatattattatatgCATTATCTTATTTTTGACTAAATTATCAGCATTTGTTGACTTAGTAAAACACTAAAACTGATTATTAAATCTTACCAAAAATGTTTAAGGAACCATTTAAAATTATCTTTTATTTTGAAGTCCGCAAAAAGATAACAAGATAACAATGCATTGTcataataatagaaaatattCAATTCTCTTGACCAAAAAATAAATTCAATTCTCTTAACcaaaaaatacattcaattcattgtaaaaaaaaaatattgaattactTCCCTAAATAAAAGTTTACCCTTATCTTTAAAACCATGAGTAATAAAATGTATTTCATAAACAAAATTTGCAATAAAATTAATCGAAACGCATAATATTAATAGACCTAGAACTTGCTCCATATGTATTATTCTTTCACTCTTGCATGCTAGAAAGTATAAACCCTAATGGCTTCCACACCAAAGAAAGAGATAGTCTCTTATGTCCCTGATTTCATCAATGTCTACAGCGATGGAACCATTGAACGTCTCAATGACATGCCAATAGTCCCACCATCACCACAAGACCCTAAAACTGGTGTCTCATCTAAAGACATTCTCATTTCCAATGACCCTTCACTCTTTGCTAGGCTTTTCCTACCAAAACTATCCAATCAAAACCAAAAAATACCAATCTTGGTTTATTTTCATGGTGGTGCATTTTGTTGTGAATCACCTTTTGCATCGCACCACCATAATATTTGTAACCTTGTTGCATCTCAAGGAAATGTTCTAGTCTTTTCTATTGAATATAGAAAAGCACCGGAACATTTTCTTCCAACGATGTTCGAAGATTGTTGGTTTGGTCTTAATTGGGTTGCCTCACATAACACTACATTAGAAAATGTTCCAACAAATAGTGACCCTTGGATTCTTAACCATGGTGATTTCAACAAAGTTTTCCTTGGTGGTGATAGTGCTGGTGCAACTATTGTTCACACCATGGCTATACGTGCTGGTGCTGAAAAACTACCATTTGGTGTTGAAATATGTGGTGCTTATATGAACCATCCACTTTTTTGGGGTTCAAAACCATTAGGGTTTGAAAAAGTTAAGCATTATGAGGAGGTGAATGAATTTACTAATTTACTTTGGGAATTTGTGTACCCTAATTCCCCTAATGGGATAGATAATCCAATGTTGAATCCAATGAGTCCATATGGACCTGATTTGAGTACACTAGGTTGTCCTAAAATGCTTATTACTGTTGCTCGCAATGATCCTCTTAGGGATAGTGCAGTTATGTATTATGAGGCTGTGAAAGAGAGTGATTGGGATGGAGAAGTTGAATTGTTTGAAGAAGAAGAGGGAGGTcatgtttattatattttttctacTGAATCTGAGAAAGGACAAAAACTCATCAAAGTGGTTGCTGATTTTCTTCTCCGGTGCAATAATTAAGAAGAAATTATATTATGTTGCAAGTTTACAAATTATATATATGATGTGTCATGCTAAAATGTTTGTCTCCtcttttatttatgtttgttTTATTCATTCATATGCTTCATTCTATGTGAGATTTTCTTACATAATTATTTAATGCAAGAATAATTTAAGGATAACATATCAAAAAGAGTGACTATTCTTTATTACAAATTCGTTTATGGAATTTCTATGAGGAAGATGAATATGAAAAGAGAAATGCTAGAGGTACACCTAAATTTACACTAACACCGTATTTACATACCGTTATATATACGGtctgatttttttaataatcttTTCATGCTTTGGATTTTGTGTCATATTTAAAAAGCTTTGTAAAATTTAAGGTGTAAATACGGTGTACTTTGATAAGAAAATCATCTAGAATATTATCAGTTTAGGGAGCTTTCGACTTCACATGATATATCAAGTTGAAAATCATAGTTGTAAAAGTAAATGAAAGGTAGAATTTAGTTatagaaaatatttgaaaatgaaattattttCGGTTGGAACTTTCAATTGAGAAAAtcgataaaaaaaaagaaaaaatcgtCAATTTAAATGTAAAGCTGGGATTTTCTCTCGGATAGATTTCAAATTGAGAGAatagataaattaaaaaaaatataagaaagacAAATTGAAAAACAAAACCAAAGTAAAAATCCAAAAGGTGGAATTTAAAGCATGTTTTTTGGGCTATTTTTTCTATCTGTTAATTCTTCCAACAATCTATAAAGTAAATTAATCAGGTTTgatttagaaataaaaaaaaataagaaacatgtcgattgaattttttttgaaagatttgAGATTCGGAGTGTAGTTTCTAAGCAACTTTTTCTAACAGTTGTTTGTTGATAGAACTCGAAGATTTATCATAAAACATATTATTTGTTATAATGACAATTGGAGCTCCATGTCTAACTACAAGAATATCCCTTTAGACATTTGCATCCATGTAAGCAACCTCCATCTCCACTTTGTTAAAAGAGCAAAATTAACCAACCGAAGGTCCCTGACTCCTAACCTCCTTGTATTCTTTAGCTTACAAACATTATTTCACTTAATCTAGGATATCTTTGAAGCGCCTTTCACTCCACCCTAAAGGAACCTTCTTTGTAACTTAACAAGTTTCTTCCAAACCTTTACATGGATATTCAAAAAAGACAAGAAGAAGATGAGGATAACATTAagcaaaaaaatttagaaaaaccaTTATGCTATCCAAACTAACATATTTATGCTTTCAAGAATGAAACCTCTTATTCAACAGGTTGACTAAAGGATCTCAAGTAACTTCAAGCCGATAATACACCCCAGAGATAAACAAAAGGTACTTAAAAGAAAATGTACCAATGATATATTACATACAAATAAAGGTACttaaaagaaaatgtatcaaTCTCCCAGTGAAGGAAATTTTCTGCAACGGATAGAAGAACTGAATTCACATTAACCTTGTTGAGTTTGACTGATAGGAGTATTATTGTAATCTGAATCATTAGTATTCCTATACATATTTATAACACTGAAACTCTAATGTGTAATTCAGAACAAATTAATAAGACAAAACTATATATAGTTGTTCTATAGTAGCTGACGTAGGCAATTTGACCGAATTGCGTGAACAAAACTTTCATGTGTTTCTCTCTATTCTGATATGTAATCACGTATCTATTCCAACAAACCTGTATAAAACTACTCTTGGAGAAATTCACTCCCGAAGTCATCTCAAAACTTCTAAATTATCTATAAGATTAGCCACCATAGAATAGATGAGACACCCTTAACTCAGATGTGGCCACCtcagaataaaaaaatattcaattcTCTTGACTAAAAAAATACATTCTATTACTTCCATAAATAAGAGTCAACCCTTTAatatcttaaaataaaatcatgtgTAATAAAGTATATTTCCTAAACTTTTGACGCAACATGCAGTTCCGTATGTGCATCGCGGAAGCCACAGAAATAGAAAACAAATGCGTTGACGCCTTAGCCAAGATTAATCTGAGGCATAGTTTAGGAATTCGTACGTTTGATCATTGTCTTATTGAGCTGGTTAACACTTAATGTAGCGGATATGAAGGGAACTTCATAGTTTATACCCGACAATGGTGACCACACCTGCATGTGACAATGCGGCTACTAAGGCCTTGGAGAGTTAAAGAAATAGAGGAGCAGTGAGTAATAAGTACAGAGGCTTTATTAATAGAAGCGCATGATGATTAATAATGCTAAAACTTGCTCTCTGGAATATATTATAAACCCTAGATTAACTAGAAAATGGCTTCCACGCCAAACAAAGAGATAGTCTCTAATGTTCCTGATTTCATTAATGTCTACAGCGATGGAACCATAGAACGTCTCAATGACATGCCAATAGTCCCACCATCACCACAAGATCCTAAAACTGGTGTCTCATCTAAAGACATTCTCATTTCCAATGACCCTTCACTCTTTGCTAGGCTTTTCCTACCAAAACTATCCAACCAAAACCAAAAAATACCAATCTTGGTTTATTTTCATGGTGGTGCATTTTGTTGTGAGTCACCTTTTGCATCACACCACCACAATATTTGTAACCTTGTTGCTTCTCAAGGAAATGTTCTAGTCTTTTCTATTGAATATAGAAAAGCACCGGAACATTTTCTTCCTACGATGTTCGATGATTGTTGGTTTGGTCTCAATTGGGTTGCTTCACATAACACTACATTAGAAGATGTTCCAATAAATAGTGACCCTTGGATTCTTAATCATGGTGATTTCAACAAAGTTTTCCTTGGTGGTGACAGTGCTGGTGCAAATGTTGTTCACACCATGGCTATACGTGCTGGTGCTGAAAAACTACCATTTGGTGTTAAAATATTTGGTGCTTATATGAACCATCCATTTTTTTGGGGTTCAAAATCCTTAGGGTTTGAAAAAGTTGAGCAATATGAGAAGGTGAATGAATTTGCTCATTTGCTTTGGGAATTTGTGTACCCTAATGCACCTAATGGGATAGATAATCCAATGTTGAATCCAATGAGTCCATATGCACCTGATTTGAGTACACTTGGTTGTTCTAAAATGCTTATTACTGTTGCTGGTAATGATCCTTACAAGGATAGTGCAGTTATGTATTATGAGGCTGTGAAAGAGAGTGATTGGAATGGAGAAGTGGAAttgtttgaagaagaagatgaaggccatgtttattatattttttctacTGAATCTGAGAAAGGAAAAAAACTCATCAAATTGGTTGCTGATTTTCTTCTCAAGTGCAAGAATTAAGAAGAAACTATATTAGGTTGCAAGTTTACAAATTATACATGATGTGTTGATTTAATTGATGTATCATGCTAAAATGTTTGTTTACAACTTTACATAATTATTTAATGCAAGAATAATTTAATAATAGCATATCAAAAAGAGTGACTATATTAGAAAATCAAACACAATTTTAACTTTTAACTCTAAACATTAATGTACAATATTGTGAATTTTGGGGCCGAAatcagaaaaaaattaaaataaccatgtttaataaaaataatacagaAAAAACCAACTTTTCGAGGTATTTatcaaactgtctaggtttgggacaccGGTTAAGTGAatgcgccatttgaaatggcgtaTAAGTGTTGGATTCTGGTGCATACGCCAAACCAATTGGCTAACCCTAAAATTGAGggtgtttgcgccaaatggaatggcgcataagtTTAGGGTTTTGCCCTAattgccaaaccatttggcgcataaggccaaatcctttttttttaaaatttttttttcattttttttaatttattttagttaacatttgttaatatttttatttttaaaaatccttttttattttatttgttaagatatatgtataaataaattttcaaaatatttttttagcctAAAAAATGTAGTGCACAAAACGCAAATTGACATTTTGTAAACCGAAAATGTAACATCGATTTCAATATAATAAAGAAACGAAACATCAATTACAAATAATTAGAGAAACGatacaattgattaaagaaaatacaacaaaatgatcaatggcgtccatcaccaagatagccacCCGTTCCGCAATTTCGTCTTGTTATGACACGTTTGCCGCGATCGTTGATCCCGCCGCGAATATTGGCACCACCCCTTTCCCTAGCTCTACCCCTACCTCTACCCCTTTGTGCTTCTTGCTGGGTTTGTGTCACTGGGCCTGGAATTGGGATGTCTCGtggatcgctgtctatgaattcgtcgacgcccccataattatccggaaaaccgctgttgtaaagtcggttacccatccCCTCAAACGTGTTAAGTCGCGGTGGTGGAGTGGGTTGGGAAAAGACTTCAGGTTCGTAGCATccagcagcactagaactacccTGATTAAAGCCGAATTGGTTTGAAGGTGTTGCGTAGCCGGAGGGGGTGCCACGGTAagaggattcaccatgaggaccatcgtcgggactaagatgaaggctagaTGAACCGGGAGTAAGGTTTTGGCCGAATCCCCTTGTGGACCCTGCAAATGCTGCAAATCCGAATGGTTGTGATtgggtctgatattggtccgaggaatgatggtggtcttcatattcttgtaatggttgagactgggattggaaaatatttgattgtcGGTAGTTGCGTGCCGAACGGGATGGAGTActgaaaagattttgttgttgttgctggagttgttgttgttgctggagttgttgttgttgttgctgttgttggagTTGCTGTTGCTgtagttgttggcgttgttgtaggcgttgttgttgtcgttgttgttgccgtagttgttgttgttgttgttgttcctcttccggttgttgttgttgtggcaagatgtagttgtgtgcacggggatcaattaaatagaacggagctgcaataaacaagttaggggatgtagatgtacgataccaactcatgtattcaggagaaggtttcatttcatggtcactgacggggaagttcaggacatactggcgacggtccttccacatctggcAGTGATCGGGCgcaaaatccttccagttttggtgtgtccattgatggttaactcttctgatgtgccacactcccaagtcaactggagggtcgggtatccgttgacgcatcccaaactgaagcattacccggtcactttgatgcatttctatgatgttgtaccggattaggcaacactttgtcgtccaaatttctgcatcctgagctctaggctcatactcgcattcgagatacggtcgccatatgaactgcatgcatgagagttatacattatttcgggaaaaattatttataaaaaatactctaaaaaaaaggaaaggattagagataatacttgatggggtcctaggtgatcaattagcgtgcggtacattgtgatatttgaccgcggattaagtgtgaagtccatttttttcacacaaaatctacaacgaaaatattatgatttagttagaatggagtAGAATGTGTACGAAAAAAATGGTATACTAAAAACTTACCTTAGCGCATACGGAAAGGTCCAGCTGCCACtgttaaccggggccagtatgggcatcctccaccacccccacacctgcaccaacagggcgcatccatAAAATGTGCAAGAATCAGCTCTTGAGTTCTTGCATAGTGATTGGTACACCGTGGCCAGCActgcagacctagatcagtgtgtctgtcttttataatcaatttggaatcctttggcagacctagatcagtgtgtctgtcttttgtgttgtcaacgccggatcattgaatttaattcaatgtggttgttgtgttagttgttgTCGCCTGAACATCAATTACCCTAACGGATATGtggattaattaaaatacataattattaattacatacataactgaatttatatatacagtaaaatataattattaattcaaatatatataattattattcaatatatatatatatatatatatatatataattattaagatatgtttatatatatatacagacctagatcagtgtgtctgtcttttataatcaattcggaatcttgtgccagacctagatcagtgtgtttgtcttttataatcaatttggaatccattggcagacctagatcagtgtgtctgtcttttgtgttgtcaacgccggatcattgaatttaattcaatgtggttgttgtgttagttgttgTCGTCTGAACATCAATTACCCTAACGGATATGtggattaattaaaatacataattattaattacatacataactgaatttatatatacagtaaaatataattattaattcaaatatatataattattattcaatatatatatatatatatatataattattaagatatgtttatatatatatatatatatatatatatatatatatatatatatatatatatatatatatatatatacacagacCTAGATCAatgtgtctgtcttttataatcaatttgaAATCTTGTgccagacctagatcagtgtgtctgtcttttataatcaatttggaatcctttggcagacctagatcagtgtgtctgtcttttgtgttgtcaacgccggatcattgaatttaattcaatgtggttgttgtgttagttgttgTCGTCTGAACATCAATTACCCTAACGGATATGtggattaattaaaatacataattattaattacatacataactgaatttatatatacagtaaaatataattattaattcaaatatatataattattattcaatatatatatatatatatatatatatatatatatatatatataattattaaaatatgtttatatatatatatatatatatatatatatatatatatatatatatatatatatatatatatatatatatatatatatatatatatatatatacagacctagatcagtgtgtctgtcttttataatcaattcggaatcttgtgccagacctagatcagtgtgtctgtcttttataatcaatttggaatcctttggcagacctagatcagtgtgtctgtcttttgtgttgtcaacgccggatcattgaatttaattcaaatatatataattattatttaatatatatatatatatatatatatatatatatgtgtatatatatatatatatatatatatatatatatatatatatatatatatatatatatatatgtataaaattATTGAAGAACCACCATATATATATTACACCCTATGTTTTCTAAAGATTACAACTCACACTAGCAATTTTGCCTAATCTGACTTCATCTTAAAACACCCACACACTTCCCCGTCGAAATGGCTTCATCTACACAGTACCTTGtgcatgcccatctaaacggtgagacttactcTCATGAAATAGtcggttttgtgatgagaaacactcaggttgtTCCATTTTTTCTAAGCAAAAGAGCAAACTTTTCgtacttcattcagcgactatacgctaagattgcaatgggtcctatcgCAAACgtttttttaccaatgtccctctttcaatgacgacaacaccgtcaagttttatgaGATGGAGATTGCCACTGACGAAGACCTGCAAGATATGTTTACAACCCACGAATACTCTGGCTTGGATTCCATCGAGTTGTACGTTACTCTACAGGTTGGGACACAAGAAACTCAGATTGTCCAATCACAAGTTATagacccaccagtcaacgagcaagaagaagttgatgtcatagacgaggaagaagaagatctggaaactgaatttgatgacatggtcaacgaggaatccgacgacgagcaacaaacgttggtgcctccagctcatgtTTACGCACCTCCAACACATATGAGTAACCTGAACCTagaaggtgacgaaccatcatccgacatcttcttcacaccgtacatccaaactgacgaagaattaaaggaaggagacaagtttccctCTAAGGAGTCTTGTCTTAGgacaataaaaaaatggcacatggcgcacaacgttgattttgaagtagatcgttcaaacctggaacggtatgtaatcacttgtaagaatccagagtgtggcttcagactgttggcttcttataggaagagaagtaacgcatggaaaatagggtcgattacaCAGCAACACACGTGTGTAAACCCTAACACTTCCCAGGATCATACCAAACTCCTTGCCGATCTCatctgtcaggagatcttgcctctaataagttctgatccgtctctgaaggtcaaaaatattatctcgcatatcgttacaaccttcaactacactccatcttacagaaaggcgtgggttgcaaaaacaaaggcaattgagaccgtctacggcaactgggaggagtcatacaaaattcttccccgatacctcaatgcgctacacagttacgcacctggcactgttactattctagagacactgcccgctcatgccccggatggaaaccctgtccaaggaaatggaatattccatcggcttttttgggcgttcaaaccttgcgtacggggatttgcacattgtaaacccatacttcaaattgacgggacatggttatacggcaaatacaaaggaaccatgctcatggcggttgcacaagacgggaacagcaacatatttccagtggcgtttgcaatcgtcgaaggtgaaactgcggcgggttggagtttctttctaaggaacctccgagaacatgttgctcctcggcctgacatatgtttaatctctgataggcacgcttccatagagagtgcttataataatccagcaaacggatggcatgaccccccttcaaaacacgtctattgtattcgccacatcgcccagaacttcatgcgggagatcaaggacagacatctaagaaaggccttggtcaatgctggttatgcattgacccaacccacattccagcattatcggagtgagattgtaatgacaaatccagaggcaggtagttgggtagataacctttctagggagaaatggacaagggcttacgacaaGGGCGTGCGATGGGGCTATATGACGAAaaatctcgtggaatccatgaatggcgttttcaaaggcattcgtaaccttccaatcacagcactagtggaggctacatactttaggatggcttcactcttctcaacGAGAGGGAGGaaatggggtgatgttaggcaaactggtcaactattaagtgatagttgcatgaagTTTATGCAACAGCAATCGGCAAAAGCGAACACTCATCAAGTAACTTCTTTCGACCGTTTCAATCGCACGTTCAATGTGCGggagacaattgaccacaatgagggattgccaagacaacaatatagggttcttctagacgaagattggtgcgactgtggaaggtttcaagcttttcgtatgccttgctcgcacgtcatagctgcatgtgcgtatgcgCACCGCGACGCTAAATCACTgctgtctccgatttacaagactcagaccttgctcagagtttacagtgttgcgttccctgtggtggccaaggaggattactggcctgagtatgatggagaggtagtttggcacaacgacgcaatgcggcgaaagaaaaaagggcgtcccaatagtacacggattagaaccgaaatggacgtccacgacaaaatggaacgaaaatgcagcatttgccgtcaggtggggcacaatagaaAAAGATGCCCTAGTCGTGGCTCAACCTCGACGCAAGTTTAATCTACTCTGTATTTTTTTTAAGACAATGTAACAGTTAcgcttaccacctcttgtaaccttTCCTCCGTCTTTAATCAATAAATTGTGCTTTAGTTAAAAATCGAAATCGACAACGCAAACATTATTTAGGGTAAGAGAATCTTTAACGAACTCGATTTATCAGACGTTTTTACGAATATACAAGGCCGGAATAAAAAACGGTACGCGAAAATAAGGCCGGAATAAAAAACGGTACGCAAAAATATCCGAATagggttaattttgaaaaaaaaagggagAACACATAGGAGCCAAACCATATGACGCCTATGTGTTGAAGCATGGCCTTATGCGCCAAACCAAATGGCAAGCAATTTCTTGCCCTAATTTTTggcctaatgcgccaaatggattGGCTTGTGTGACatgcatgcgccatttcatttggcgtatCCACTTATCtggggtcccaaacctagacagtttggtaaataccccgaaaacttggttttttctgtattatttttattaaacatggttattttaatttttttcccgAAATCAAGCCGTTTCAAAACTTACGATAAAAACTGCATTAAAGTTAAACATTAACCTTTTAGAAATTTGTCTCTAGTAGAAGGGTGAAGGTTTAGGTCATTGAGTGTGTTCTTCTAAAAATTTTAGGTTCGAGTTTGGCTAGGTGTTAATAATTTTAGTGTTGAGTTAGTCTATACATGAATGTGTGTTTCTCTTAGGGTGTGTTTGATTTTCTAAAAAACGAAGTACTGGACAGGACAATTTTTTTTGTACTCTGTTTGATACATAAACTAATCATGGTAATGGACAAAAAACATGGCAAGGTACTGGGCAAAACCATAATTTCTTGTCCCCCACTAAACCATGAGACAACTTTTTGTCCCAAGCACTAATTAtcaaagaaatataaaaaaaaaaatttttactctctttcttattatttaatattttaattcataattaatatgttatatatcaaaaaaatgttataataaaaattataatatttttatttggtttattgacatatcaaataaagtagagaaaaaaatctcaatttattatttc
This window of the Vicia villosa cultivar HV-30 ecotype Madison, WI unplaced genomic scaffold, Vvil1.0 ctg.001936F_1_1, whole genome shotgun sequence genome carries:
- the LOC131637163 gene encoding 2-hydroxyisoflavanone dehydratase-like: MASTPKKEIVSYVPDFINVYSDGTIERLNDMPIVPPSPQDPKTGVSSKDILISNDPSLFARLFLPKLSNQNQKIPILVYFHGGAFCCESPFASHHHNICNLVASQGNVLVFSIEYRKAPEHFLPTMFEDCWFGLNWVASHNTTLENVPTNSDPWILNHGDFNKVFLGGDSAGATIVHTMAIRAGAEKLPFGVEICGAYMNHPLFWGSKPLGFEKVKHYEEVNEFTNLLWEFVYPNSPNGIDNPMLNPMSPYGPDLSTLGCPKMLITVARNDPLRDSAVMYYEAVKESDWDGEVELFEEEEGGHVYYIFSTESEKGQKLIKVVADFLLRCNN
- the LOC131637164 gene encoding 2-hydroxyisoflavanone dehydratase-like, translated to MASTPNKEIVSNVPDFINVYSDGTIERLNDMPIVPPSPQDPKTGVSSKDILISNDPSLFARLFLPKLSNQNQKIPILVYFHGGAFCCESPFASHHHNICNLVASQGNVLVFSIEYRKAPEHFLPTMFDDCWFGLNWVASHNTTLEDVPINSDPWILNHGDFNKVFLGGDSAGANVVHTMAIRAGAEKLPFGVKIFGAYMNHPFFWGSKSLGFEKVEQYEKVNEFAHLLWEFVYPNAPNGIDNPMLNPMSPYAPDLSTLGCSKMLITVAGNDPYKDSAVMYYEAVKESDWNGEVELFEEEDEGHVYYIFSTESEKGKKLIKLVADFLLKCKN